In Desulfobacterales bacterium, a single genomic region encodes these proteins:
- a CDS encoding (deoxy)nucleoside triphosphate pyrophosphohydrolase — translation MDKLKQANTSIIDECEFKSISYITMKQVTAAVIILNKKVLLTRRKHGEALSGYWEFPGGKIEEGETPQACLERELKEELNLNTRAGLILAKSEYHYAHGAFKILALLTEILDNGDFTLSVHDKAEWVDLDDLLNYKLAPADIPIANKIKALFNAA, via the coding sequence TTGGATAAATTAAAACAAGCAAACACTTCTATAATCGACGAATGTGAATTTAAGAGTATATCTTATATAACCATGAAACAAGTTACTGCAGCCGTCATCATATTAAATAAAAAAGTCCTTCTCACCCGCCGGAAACATGGTGAAGCGCTATCGGGTTACTGGGAATTTCCCGGGGGAAAAATTGAGGAAGGCGAAACCCCTCAGGCATGTCTCGAACGTGAACTGAAGGAAGAGCTGAACCTGAATACCAGGGCAGGTCTGATATTGGCCAAAAGTGAATACCATTACGCGCATGGGGCATTTAAGATTCTGGCCCTGCTCACAGAAATTTTGGATAATGGGGATTTCACATTATCTGTTCACGATAAGGCGGAATGGGTCGATCTTGATGATCTCCTGAATTATAAATTGGCGCCGGCAGATATTCCTATCGCAAACAAAATAAAGGCGCTCTTTAATGCCGCTTGA
- a CDS encoding DUF3427 domain-containing protein — protein MDRAEWASIDPEELPHLLVIPLAREIAAFIAETIAGIKSEFLKDALEAALQTPETMRSILKDLSLVSSDTLQQIKPEPPLTAPGVRPDTPLSVSALLTGSSRSPALRIQLMKELATCDRADWLVSFIKYSGIVPMLHVLQEFTRQPAPDGGPRLRIATTSYMGATDFKAIKFLSELPNTEIRISYDTRRTRLHAKAYLFHRATGFGSAYIGSANISKAALDEGLEWTAKISQYETEHLWRYAVATFESHWEDSAEFTPCLAEDLPELEHALLRERGESTENDTVSFFDLRPYGYQQTIFEDIDAERKSGKHKHLVIAATGTGKTMIAAFDYKRFCSEQGRGSRLLFVAHREEILKQARDAFRQVLHDGSYGDLVSSGATNTQTDHLFCTVQSWNSRGFNRFAPHHFDYVVLDEAHHASAGSYQNLIDHIKPLTLLGLTATPERMDGKDIRQDFGGAFTHEIRLPEAIERALLSPFHYYGIPDLDELDFSAFAWKRGGYDITQLRECLEDNQKRAAWVMSQTARYVADIRQVAGLGFCVSVEHAKFMARFCDEHNIRAIALHGESPKDVRHQAQQQLSNRQINFIFTVDLYNEGIDIPCVDTVLFLRPTESLTLFLQQLGRGLRLHEEKSHLTVLDFIAPQHHKFSFAKRFQALTSRPELRIDNQIKNGFPFIPSGCLIHLEKQAQEHVLNNIRAATACLRGERLLGELRQLRNRIQGHISLQNILDFLSLDTPDEIFKRGLPHVLIARAEGEAVEDDMIEFDTEIAKGFRRLCLMDDPHLIGDAGKLITTGQAQSDLTRVLLHSVLWNNKRPQAGTLEQVHSFFASRSGLKKDLIELLDWLLQHRTPLPLIQFTEKTGPLVLHASYTREQVLLALGLGSFKKTRASREGVLHVPERKLDVFFADINKSEADFSPTTMYEDYAVNERLFHWQSQSTTGEDTPTGLRYIHHQQQNYTPLLFIRNRNKLSNGLTAPYLFAGPLNYRRHEGSRPMSIKWDLAHSLPARVLSWARLAA, from the coding sequence TTGGATCGTGCCGAATGGGCATCCATAGACCCTGAAGAGTTGCCCCATCTCCTGGTTATCCCGTTGGCACGAGAGATAGCTGCCTTTATTGCAGAAACGATCGCCGGGATAAAAAGCGAATTTTTGAAAGATGCCCTTGAGGCGGCCCTTCAAACACCGGAAACAATGCGGTCGATATTGAAAGATCTGTCTCTGGTTTCTTCCGATACCCTTCAACAAATTAAGCCTGAACCCCCATTAACAGCACCCGGAGTCCGCCCGGACACCCCTTTGTCTGTTTCTGCGCTTCTTACAGGCAGTTCACGAAGTCCGGCACTTCGAATCCAGTTGATGAAAGAATTGGCAACATGCGATCGGGCGGATTGGCTTGTGTCTTTTATCAAATACTCCGGCATCGTACCCATGCTGCATGTTTTACAGGAATTTACACGGCAACCCGCACCTGACGGGGGGCCGCGATTGCGTATCGCAACGACTTCTTACATGGGTGCAACTGATTTTAAAGCCATTAAATTTTTATCAGAACTTCCCAACACCGAGATACGGATTTCTTATGACACCCGGCGCACGCGCCTGCATGCCAAGGCCTATCTGTTTCACCGCGCTACAGGATTCGGCTCTGCCTACATCGGATCTGCAAATATTTCGAAAGCAGCACTCGATGAAGGCCTGGAATGGACGGCTAAAATCAGCCAATATGAGACAGAGCACTTATGGCGATACGCGGTTGCCACATTTGAGTCGCATTGGGAGGATAGCGCAGAATTTACCCCCTGCCTTGCTGAGGACCTTCCAGAATTAGAACATGCACTGTTGCGGGAACGGGGTGAATCAACAGAAAATGATACCGTTTCTTTTTTTGATCTGCGCCCTTACGGATACCAGCAAACCATTTTCGAAGACATCGATGCAGAGCGAAAATCCGGGAAGCATAAGCATCTGGTAATTGCGGCTACGGGTACCGGCAAAACGATGATTGCCGCTTTTGACTATAAACGATTCTGCTCAGAACAAGGCAGGGGTTCAAGGTTGCTGTTTGTAGCGCATCGCGAAGAAATCCTTAAGCAGGCTCGTGATGCGTTTCGCCAGGTTTTACATGACGGCAGCTACGGCGACCTTGTTTCAAGTGGTGCAACAAATACACAAACTGACCATCTGTTCTGTACGGTGCAAAGTTGGAACAGCCGGGGATTTAATCGTTTTGCACCGCACCATTTTGATTATGTTGTATTGGATGAGGCCCACCATGCCAGTGCTGGCAGTTATCAAAATTTAATTGATCACATAAAGCCGCTCACGTTACTGGGCTTGACTGCTACTCCGGAGCGTATGGATGGCAAGGATATCCGGCAGGATTTCGGTGGCGCCTTTACCCATGAAATCCGGCTTCCGGAAGCCATTGAGCGCGCTCTTTTATCCCCGTTTCACTATTATGGCATTCCTGATTTAGATGAGCTTGATTTTTCTGCTTTTGCCTGGAAACGCGGTGGTTATGATATCACCCAGCTGCGTGAATGTCTGGAAGATAATCAGAAACGTGCTGCATGGGTTATGAGCCAGACAGCGCGTTATGTCGCCGATATCAGGCAGGTAGCCGGATTGGGTTTTTGTGTCAGTGTTGAACACGCAAAATTTATGGCCAGATTCTGCGATGAACATAACATCCGAGCCATTGCCCTGCATGGCGAATCTCCCAAAGACGTTCGACACCAGGCTCAGCAACAACTATCGAATCGCCAGATCAACTTTATTTTCACGGTGGATCTATACAATGAGGGGATTGATATTCCCTGCGTTGATACGGTTCTATTCTTACGTCCAACAGAAAGCCTCACCCTGTTTTTGCAGCAACTTGGCCGGGGTCTTCGCCTGCATGAAGAAAAATCACACCTCACGGTGCTTGATTTTATTGCGCCACAGCACCACAAGTTCAGCTTTGCGAAACGTTTTCAAGCGCTGACCAGCCGACCGGAATTGCGGATTGACAACCAGATTAAAAATGGCTTTCCGTTTATTCCATCCGGCTGTCTGATACATCTTGAAAAGCAGGCTCAGGAGCATGTGCTGAACAATATTCGTGCAGCTACTGCCTGCCTGCGCGGTGAGCGCCTGCTTGGAGAACTTCGCCAGCTCAGAAACCGTATTCAAGGACATATCAGCTTGCAGAATATTCTGGATTTTCTGAGCCTCGATACACCTGATGAAATCTTCAAGCGCGGTTTGCCGCACGTACTGATTGCCAGGGCTGAAGGCGAAGCTGTAGAAGATGATATGATTGAGTTTGATACGGAAATCGCAAAAGGATTTCGACGCCTTTGTCTAATGGATGATCCGCATCTGATAGGAGATGCCGGAAAGCTCATCACAACCGGTCAGGCTCAATCCGATTTGACCCGGGTTTTATTGCACAGCGTTTTATGGAATAACAAAAGGCCCCAAGCGGGTACCCTCGAACAGGTACATAGTTTTTTCGCATCCCGTTCCGGACTCAAAAAAGATCTGATCGAACTTCTCGATTGGTTACTTCAACATCGTACGCCCCTGCCACTCATCCAATTTACGGAAAAAACCGGACCCCTTGTTTTACATGCGTCTTATACGCGAGAGCAGGTCCTCCTCGCTCTTGGACTGGGTTCTTTTAAAAAAACAAGGGCTTCACGAGAGGGCGTTCTGCATGTTCCGGAACGCAAACTCGATGTGTTTTTTGCCGACATCAACAAAAGCGAAGCAGATTTTTCGCCAACGACCATGTATGAGGACTATGCCGTAAATGAGAGACTTTTTCATTGGCAGAGCCAATCTACGACAGGCGAAGACACCCCTACCGGTCTGCGTTATATTCACCATCAACAGCAAAACTATACCCCGTTGCTGTTTATTCGCAACCGGAACAAGCTTTCAAACGGACTTACGGCCCCTTATCTGTTCGCGGGTCCATTGAATTACAGGCGTCATGAAGGCTCACGCCCGATGAGTATTAAATGGGACCTGGCGCATTCTCTTCCTGCACGGGTTTTATCGTGGGCCAGGCTGGCAGCATAA
- a CDS encoding U32 family peptidase, which yields MKRKIELLAPGGDIDSIKAAIAAGADAIYCGLIKFNARDRATNITFEDLNGILNLAHRKNCKVFLTLNIIIVECEIPTIIRLLNKLINTSIDGVIIQDIGLFYLLSKYFKGLKIHASTQLNTHNEGQIKFLSKLTATRVNLARELNIHEIKALTLTGHEKNISTEVFVHGSYCISFSGICYMSSVLEGNSGNRGRCSQPCRNRYLTTPEGKNFPLNLKDNSAYFDLRKISDAGVDSIKIEGRIKKFEYVYTVVNCWKKQIRSFYDQDSLNNDNSDFYKVFNRDFSNSYLKGDINKNMFIDNPRDNSIKHLSDINNYSTNEKKEEDQIEFFEEKEEISKNVKNKIKNLSIDKIPLIINISGELDTPLKVSVKTPDTSFVVLSEINLSKSGTSTPLNRRSLNQRSIPPDSRKLTPKSKKSTAMCLNYDVLFERLKALNDTEYYIKHIELEDLKSDLFLPFKALTIIKKRVFSILNDSKEIIAPIGVPILKKQSTSKIKPDLAVLISSQKDLYLCNKTSANFFFQLPNGFKDGYSGFIDLFFKNKKIIPWFPAVLIGENYTAAVEFLQQVRPELIVTNNTGIAYEAYKNKIPWIAGPYLNLVNSFSLISLKENFNCYGSFISNEISKYQIKSIIRPENFKLYYSIYHPILLLTSRQCLFHQVIGCEKDRIDEECIQKCDKSSLITNLKQIPLFIEKTKGNYHCIYNNDNFLNTDIVTDLPDIFSGFFIDLREIKTETRIETDKSGIIKLFENLLNGNPDAKKKLQQSIHPSTDAQYQKGI from the coding sequence ATGAAAAGAAAAATTGAATTACTTGCACCCGGTGGCGATATTGATTCTATAAAAGCTGCAATTGCAGCAGGGGCTGATGCTATATACTGCGGTCTGATTAAATTTAATGCTCGAGACCGGGCAACAAATATAACCTTTGAAGATTTAAACGGGATTTTAAATCTTGCTCATAGAAAAAACTGCAAAGTTTTTCTAACCCTTAATATAATTATAGTGGAATGTGAGATCCCGACTATTATACGGTTACTGAATAAACTGATAAATACAAGTATCGATGGCGTAATTATTCAGGATATAGGACTGTTTTATCTGTTATCTAAATATTTCAAAGGGCTTAAAATACATGCATCTACACAGCTTAATACGCATAATGAGGGTCAGATAAAATTTTTAAGCAAACTGACTGCTACCCGGGTCAATCTCGCAAGAGAGTTAAATATTCATGAGATAAAAGCGTTAACTCTGACCGGTCATGAAAAAAATATCTCGACTGAAGTATTTGTCCACGGGTCCTACTGTATCTCGTTTTCAGGCATTTGTTATATGAGTTCTGTCCTTGAAGGGAACTCTGGAAATCGCGGCAGATGCAGTCAACCTTGTAGAAATAGATATTTAACCACGCCTGAAGGTAAAAATTTTCCTCTTAATCTTAAAGATAATTCGGCATATTTTGATCTAAGAAAAATATCTGATGCAGGGGTTGACTCGATAAAGATTGAAGGAAGAATAAAGAAATTTGAATACGTATATACGGTGGTAAATTGCTGGAAAAAACAAATCCGGAGTTTTTATGACCAGGACAGCCTGAATAATGACAATAGCGATTTTTATAAGGTATTTAACCGGGATTTTTCAAATTCCTATTTAAAGGGAGATATTAATAAAAATATGTTTATTGATAATCCCAGGGATAATTCAATTAAACATCTTTCTGATATTAATAATTATTCTACGAATGAAAAAAAAGAAGAAGATCAAATAGAATTTTTTGAAGAAAAAGAAGAAATTTCAAAGAATGTTAAAAATAAAATTAAAAATTTAAGTATAGATAAAATTCCTTTAATAATAAACATTTCAGGAGAACTTGATACCCCTTTAAAGGTATCTGTAAAAACTCCGGATACGTCATTTGTTGTACTTTCTGAAATTAATCTTTCAAAATCAGGTACATCCACCCCCCTGAACCGGCGCAGTCTGAACCAAAGATCAATACCGCCAGATAGCAGAAAGCTTACTCCAAAAAGCAAGAAAAGCACGGCGATGTGCCTGAATTATGATGTTTTATTTGAAAGGCTTAAAGCCTTAAATGATACGGAATATTACATTAAGCATATAGAATTGGAAGATCTTAAAAGTGATCTTTTTCTACCTTTTAAAGCGCTGACTATAATTAAAAAAAGGGTTTTCTCCATCTTAAATGATTCAAAAGAAATTATTGCCCCAATCGGCGTTCCAATCTTAAAAAAACAAAGCACATCAAAAATTAAACCCGATCTTGCCGTATTAATCTCTTCCCAGAAGGATTTGTATCTTTGTAATAAGACCTCTGCAAATTTTTTTTTCCAACTCCCCAATGGTTTCAAAGATGGATATTCCGGGTTTATAGATCTTTTTTTTAAAAATAAAAAAATAATTCCCTGGTTTCCAGCTGTTTTAATAGGAGAAAACTATACTGCTGCGGTTGAATTTCTTCAACAGGTGCGCCCCGAACTTATTGTAACAAATAATACCGGAATTGCTTATGAAGCTTATAAAAATAAAATCCCCTGGATAGCAGGACCCTATCTTAATCTGGTTAATTCCTTTAGCCTTATATCTTTAAAAGAAAATTTTAACTGTTATGGCTCATTTATTTCAAATGAGATCAGCAAATATCAGATAAAAAGTATTATTCGCCCTGAAAATTTCAAACTATACTATAGCATTTATCACCCTATTTTACTTCTAACCAGCAGACAATGTTTATTTCATCAGGTTATTGGATGTGAAAAAGATAGGATTGATGAGGAATGTATTCAAAAGTGTGATAAATCTTCATTAATTACAAATTTAAAACAGATTCCTCTTTTTATTGAAAAAACAAAGGGGAATTATCATTGTATCTATAATAATGACAATTTCTTGAATACAGATATCGTTACTGATTTGCCGGATATTTTTTCCGGTTTTTTCATTGATTTAAGGGAGATAAAAACCGAAACCAGAATAGAGACGGATAAATCCGGGATAATAAAACTTTTTGAAAATCTGCTCAATGGAAATCCCGATGCAAAAAAGAAACTCCAGCAAAGTATTCACCCCTCAACTGACGCTCAATATCAAAAAGGGATCTAA
- a CDS encoding peroxiredoxin, which yields MIQIGKPAPVFETTAFHRGQIKPIRLFDYRGQWVLLFFYPADFSRVUPTELAAVAVKYPAFRELDTEVLSISTDSVESHRKWQEKKLSRMVTGGVVFPMLTDPGGRIGRCYGVFDDEKKKDARGCFIIDPRGVVQAVEIMADPAGRNVTDILRRLRALRHFSETGDYLPCGWEPGKPTLPRDPEAAGVEKSWETRHAF from the coding sequence ATGATACAGATCGGCAAACCCGCACCGGTTTTTGAAACCACCGCCTTTCACCGGGGACAGATCAAACCCATCCGGCTTTTTGATTACCGCGGCCAGTGGGTCCTGCTGTTTTTCTATCCGGCCGATTTCAGCAGGGTCTGACCGACCGAACTGGCGGCAGTTGCCGTCAAATATCCCGCGTTCAGGGAACTGGATACCGAGGTGCTGTCAATCAGCACCGACAGCGTCGAGTCCCACCGGAAATGGCAGGAAAAAAAATTATCGCGTATGGTTACCGGAGGGGTCGTGTTTCCGATGCTGACCGACCCCGGCGGCCGGATCGGACGATGCTACGGGGTGTTTGATGATGAAAAAAAAAAGGACGCCCGGGGTTGTTTCATTATCGACCCCCGGGGCGTTGTTCAGGCGGTCGAAATCATGGCAGACCCTGCGGGGCGTAACGTCACGGATATTTTACGCCGACTGCGGGCCCTGCGGCATTTTTCTGAAACAGGCGACTACCTTCCCTGCGGATGGGAACCCGGAAAGCCGACACTGCCCCGTGATCCGGAAGCCGCCGGAGTCGAAAAATCGTGGGAAACGCGGCATGCGTTCTGA
- a CDS encoding efflux transporter outer membrane subunit, which translates to MMMRRLAICAAVLFICACSAAGPDYQRIDPSMPDRFSSLEPEMISEAAAAGNTPEAWWKAFDDPVLDMLMEQAVSGSPDLQVATARVRQARALRGIASSKYLPEGNVTAEYQHQRRTESGLSGTASGISPSGDFNDRQSDLYQAGFDASWEIDIFGALRREVEVADAQLAVYEEARKDTLIALRGEVGRNYMELRALQLRLDIAGEDILSRQKIVALNRIRYESGLINELELARATGALANAESTVPALERSVHEVMHRLAVLSGLQPSSLVQELSRPADLPQVPEHLLVGLPSDLLQRRPDIRKAERELAASTARIGISTAELFPRFSLTGAFGYLNSKPDDLMTERSNFWNIGPALHWNIVNLKRILNTIEAGKAERDGLLARYHQQILIGLEEVENALVGTSREKIRTASLHKAVNANRLSTQLAESRYIAGLENYLSVIDAQLALRTSQDLLALSRRNLAIAFISLYKALGGGN; encoded by the coding sequence ATGATGATGCGCCGGCTTGCGATATGCGCCGCCGTGCTTTTCATCTGCGCCTGTTCTGCGGCAGGACCCGACTATCAACGTATCGATCCGTCCATGCCGGACCGTTTCAGCTCCCTTGAGCCGGAAATGATTTCGGAAGCAGCCGCAGCCGGCAACACCCCGGAGGCATGGTGGAAAGCGTTCGATGATCCGGTGCTGGACATGCTGATGGAACAAGCCGTGAGCGGCAGCCCTGACCTTCAGGTTGCCACCGCCCGGGTGCGACAGGCCAGGGCGCTTCGGGGAATCGCATCCTCAAAATATTTGCCGGAAGGAAACGTGACTGCCGAATACCAGCATCAACGACGCACGGAATCCGGGCTTTCAGGTACCGCATCCGGCATTTCGCCGAGCGGCGATTTCAACGACCGGCAAAGCGATCTGTACCAGGCCGGGTTCGATGCCTCCTGGGAGATAGACATATTCGGTGCTCTGCGACGCGAAGTGGAAGTAGCGGATGCGCAGCTGGCTGTTTACGAAGAAGCCCGGAAAGACACGCTTATTGCTCTCCGGGGAGAAGTGGGCCGAAATTACATGGAACTGCGTGCGCTGCAGCTTCGCCTGGACATCGCCGGAGAGGACATACTCTCAAGGCAAAAAATCGTAGCGCTAAACCGAATCCGCTATGAGTCCGGTCTGATCAACGAACTGGAACTGGCCCGGGCCACGGGAGCACTGGCCAATGCCGAATCCACCGTTCCTGCCCTGGAACGATCTGTCCATGAGGTCATGCATCGGCTGGCGGTGCTGTCCGGGCTTCAGCCCTCGAGCCTCGTGCAGGAGCTGAGCCGCCCGGCCGATCTGCCGCAGGTTCCCGAACATCTTCTGGTGGGGCTTCCCTCTGACCTTCTTCAACGCCGTCCGGACATTCGAAAGGCGGAACGCGAACTGGCGGCCTCCACGGCCCGAATCGGCATTTCAACCGCCGAATTGTTTCCCCGCTTTTCGCTCACCGGCGCATTTGGCTACCTGAACTCAAAACCGGATGATCTCATGACAGAGCGCAGCAATTTCTGGAACATCGGCCCTGCTCTGCACTGGAATATCGTAAATCTCAAACGAATTTTAAACACCATCGAAGCAGGCAAGGCCGAGCGGGACGGGCTCCTGGCCCGATATCACCAGCAAATCCTTATCGGTTTGGAAGAAGTGGAAAATGCCCTTGTCGGCACCTCACGGGAAAAGATCCGAACAGCATCCCTTCATAAGGCGGTAAACGCCAACCGGCTTTCGACACAGCTGGCCGAATCACGCTATATAGCCGGCCTCGAAAACTACCTGTCGGTGATTGACGCCCAACTGGCCCTGCGCACGTCTCAGGACCTGCTTGCCCTCAGCCGCAGGAACCTGGCGATTGCATTCATATCTCTTTACAAGGCACTTGGCGGTGGCAACTGA
- a CDS encoding biotin/lipoyl-binding protein, with amino-acid sequence MIRKYLFPILALAGFIFGLWMVMQSEKPVPASAPIADPPRSPFSDKISGSGIVESGTRNISIAAPVSGIVTRVFVRVSDRVREGDTLFMIDDRQARAALNAGKTKVAEARKTLERLLKAPRKESVPPLRAKVSEARAELENLKFQLQTAESITDPGALSREELNNRRYAVQTAEARLALAKANLALQEAGAWQADIDVAEAVVAGAEAEVQKAETDIDLLRAQAPVEGSILQVNIRPGEYAQSAVVSPAPILLGNLDRLHVRADINENDAWRFRPDARAVASVRGNSKLKTQLTYEYTEPYVIPKRSLTGDSTERVDTRVLQVVYSFSRQDLAVYPGQLMDVFIEDLSGTDAPPSGSRSSGESS; translated from the coding sequence ATGATTCGAAAGTACCTGTTTCCCATACTGGCTCTTGCCGGGTTTATCTTTGGCCTGTGGATGGTAATGCAGTCGGAAAAACCGGTTCCGGCATCTGCTCCCATCGCCGATCCCCCCCGATCCCCTTTTTCCGATAAAATTTCCGGTTCCGGCATCGTCGAATCCGGTACCCGGAATATTTCCATCGCTGCGCCGGTTTCAGGCATTGTCACCCGCGTGTTTGTAAGGGTCTCCGATCGAGTCCGTGAAGGGGATACCCTGTTCATGATTGACGATCGCCAGGCGCGCGCTGCCCTGAACGCTGGTAAAACAAAAGTGGCCGAAGCCCGAAAAACGCTGGAGCGACTGCTCAAAGCGCCCCGGAAGGAATCTGTTCCGCCTCTTCGGGCAAAGGTGTCTGAGGCACGGGCCGAACTTGAGAATCTGAAATTTCAACTCCAAACCGCCGAAAGCATAACAGACCCCGGGGCCCTGAGCCGTGAAGAGCTGAACAACCGCCGGTATGCGGTTCAGACCGCGGAAGCCCGGCTGGCCCTGGCAAAGGCGAACCTGGCGCTCCAGGAGGCCGGTGCCTGGCAAGCGGACATCGATGTGGCCGAGGCGGTCGTTGCCGGTGCCGAAGCCGAGGTTCAGAAAGCAGAAACGGATATCGATCTGCTGCGGGCACAGGCGCCGGTCGAAGGAAGCATCCTTCAGGTCAACATCCGTCCGGGCGAATATGCACAGAGCGCCGTCGTATCCCCTGCCCCAATTTTGCTGGGCAACCTGGACCGTCTCCATGTCCGGGCGGATATCAATGAAAATGACGCCTGGCGTTTCAGGCCCGATGCCCGGGCCGTGGCCTCCGTCCGCGGCAACTCGAAGTTAAAGACCCAGCTGACCTATGAATATACCGAACCGTATGTCATTCCCAAGCGTTCGCTGACCGGGGACAGCACCGAACGTGTCGATACCCGTGTTCTGCAGGTCGTATACAGCTTCAGCCGGCAGGATCTGGCGGTCTATCCCGGCCAGCTGATGGATGTATTTATCGAGGACCTTTCCGGCACCGATGCACCGCCTTCGGGCTCCCGTTCATCCGGAGAATCCTCATGA
- a CDS encoding ABC transporter ATP-binding protein yields the protein MEEKNPTSAVFCRGIVKSYATGPSKVMALRGVDLDVSMGELLLLVGPSGCGKTTLISVIAGILDLDEGQCRVFDHNMAAMGARGKTKFRGQNLGFVFQSYNLLPTLTAVENVAVPLLILGRSQKQSFALAAQLLEKVGLQDRALARPSELSGGQQQRVAIARALVHQPRLVVCDEPTSALDADTGQRVMKILRETALSENRALIIVTHDSRIFNFADRIARMDDGRITAVESQIAH from the coding sequence ATGGAAGAAAAAAACCCAACGTCTGCCGTCTTCTGCCGGGGCATCGTCAAGAGCTATGCAACCGGTCCGTCAAAGGTCATGGCCCTGCGAGGCGTGGATCTTGACGTAAGCATGGGGGAGCTGCTCCTGCTTGTGGGTCCTTCGGGCTGCGGCAAAACCACCCTGATTTCGGTCATCGCCGGAATCCTGGATCTGGATGAAGGCCAGTGCCGTGTATTTGACCACAACATGGCCGCAATGGGGGCGAGAGGCAAAACAAAATTCCGCGGGCAGAATCTCGGATTTGTCTTCCAGAGTTACAACCTGCTGCCCACCCTGACCGCCGTGGAGAATGTGGCCGTCCCCCTGCTGATTCTGGGCAGGTCACAAAAACAATCATTTGCCCTGGCCGCGCAACTTCTGGAAAAGGTGGGATTGCAGGACCGGGCCCTTGCCCGGCCGTCCGAGCTTTCCGGCGGCCAACAGCAGCGCGTGGCCATTGCCCGGGCCCTGGTCCACCAGCCCCGGCTGGTGGTATGCGACGAGCCCACCAGTGCACTGGACGCCGATACCGGCCAGAGGGTCATGAAGATTCTCAGAGAGACAGCCCTGTCCGAAAACCGTGCCCTGATCATTGTCACCCACGACAGCCGTATTTTTAACTTTGCAGACCGCATCGCCCGGATGGATGACGGCCGGATCACGGCGGTCGAGTCCCAGATCGCCCATTAA
- a CDS encoding ABC transporter permease, whose translation MYAIALKMLIGDRGKYLGIIMGLTFASLLITQQAAIFTGLMTRTYGTITDLSQPDIWVMDPKVQFIDDIKPLQDTQLYSVRGVRGVDWAVPLYKGLLKARLENGNYQICNVIGLDDATLIGGPPEMIQGRLSDLHRQDAIIVNDAGARTRLAKPPDVPGGAPRPLSVGDTLEINDHRAVVVGICRVSRTFQSQPVVFTTYTRATIFAPRERKLLSFILVKAVEGEDIGALCDRIVQQTGLSAYAAEKFKDLTYDYFMKNTGIPINFGIAVVLGFIIGAAIAGQTFYNFILENLRYFGTLKAMGAGNAMLLRMILLQSLVVGVIGYGLGVGGASAFGHLLGGTELSFRLTRELLMLSGGAIILICLLSALIGIRKIIRLEPAIVFKS comes from the coding sequence ATGTACGCCATCGCTCTGAAGATGCTCATCGGCGATCGGGGCAAATATCTGGGCATAATTATGGGCCTGACATTTGCTTCACTGCTCATTACCCAGCAGGCAGCCATTTTCACCGGATTGATGACCCGCACCTATGGTACGATTACCGATTTGTCGCAGCCGGACATCTGGGTGATGGACCCCAAAGTGCAGTTCATCGACGATATAAAACCCCTCCAGGACACGCAGCTGTACAGCGTCCGGGGGGTCCGGGGGGTCGACTGGGCGGTACCCCTGTACAAAGGGCTTCTCAAGGCCCGCCTCGAGAATGGAAACTATCAGATCTGCAACGTTATCGGCCTGGACGATGCCACTCTGATCGGCGGTCCGCCCGAAATGATACAGGGGCGGTTAAGTGACCTGCACCGGCAGGACGCCATCATTGTCAATGACGCAGGGGCAAGGACGCGGCTGGCAAAACCTCCAGATGTCCCCGGCGGCGCTCCCCGGCCCCTGAGCGTCGGAGATACCCTGGAAATTAACGATCATCGGGCCGTCGTGGTGGGCATCTGCCGGGTGTCCAGAACCTTTCAGTCCCAGCCGGTGGTGTTTACCACCTACACCCGGGCCACGATTTTTGCGCCGCGGGAACGAAAGCTCCTGTCCTTTATTCTGGTCAAAGCAGTTGAGGGCGAAGATATCGGCGCGCTCTGCGATCGTATTGTGCAGCAGACAGGACTGTCAGCTTACGCGGCAGAAAAATTCAAGGATCTGACCTATGACTATTTCATGAAAAATACCGGAATTCCCATCAACTTTGGCATTGCGGTTGTGCTGGGCTTTATCATCGGCGCCGCCATCGCCGGCCAAACTTTTTATAACTTTATCCTCGAAAATCTTCGATATTTCGGCACATTGAAAGCCATGGGGGCCGGAAATGCGATGCTCCTGCGTATGATTCTTCTTCAATCTTTGGTGGTCGGCGTCATCGGATACGGACTGGGCGTGGGCGGGGCGTCGGCTTTCGGGCACCTTCTGGGTGGCACAGAGCTGTCCTTTCGCCTGACCCGTGAGCTGCTGATGCTTTCAGGAGGGGCCATCATCCTGATATGTTTATTGTCCGCCCTGATCGGCATTCGGAAGATCATACGGCTGGAACCTGCAATCGTATTCAAGAGCTGA